One window of Triticum dicoccoides isolate Atlit2015 ecotype Zavitan chromosome 5A, WEW_v2.0, whole genome shotgun sequence genomic DNA carries:
- the LOC119297922 gene encoding noroxomaritidine synthase 3-like, translating to MGVGVLRNWKFGQSKDILTSDKTYMQIKKDWYCSRSKNPTMLPTNWPILHMLPSFLANSDNLHDYLSIVLAESGHKFKAHGPVGCGMRLLITCDPANVRHIFTTNYTNFPKGAEFAAIFDIMAGSLFTIDGAPSLRPRAKIQSVLSSPLLVASMATCCRHKVENGLLPLFSHLASTGTPFDMQEVFSRFMFDLAATPLFGVDPGLLSFSLDMSMPPMDAAVAMDTVMEVGFIRHLIPASCWKAMRRINIGSERKLRTAHTVLRRFAAEMIKERSKITLNGGRCALSNDDEHEDILSSYINDPEYTDNDLLHAVLLSFMLAGRDTIGTTLPWVFYNLAQNPGIVSIIRSQLSPIASRKVPASMGAMMIFEPEDTKPLVYLRVALYETLRLYPSAPIERKTVAVADIMPSGHEVKAGDTILISLHSTGRMEDLWGKDCLDYNPNRWLSKDGNTLRYVPSHKFLAFNSGSRICPGKEIAVIQMKTVVAIVLWTLMSRWWKGRSSSPSRIV from the exons ATGGGGGTGGGGGTCTTGAGAAATTGG aAGTTCGGTCAAAGTAAAGATATTTTGACttcggacaaaacttatatgcagataAAAAAGGACTG GTATTGTAGTAGATCAAAGAACCCAACAATGCTTCCCACAAACTGGCCAATATTGCACATGTTACCTTCCTTCCTGGCCAACTCCGACAACTTGCATGACTATCTCTCTATAGTGCTTGCCGAATCAGGCCACAAATTCAAGGCGCATGGCCCGGTTGGGTGCGGGATGCGGTTGCTCATCACCTGCGACCCCGCGAATGTACGACACATCTTCACCACAAACTACACCAACTTCCCCAAGGGAGCAGAGTTTGCCGCCATCTTTGACATAATGGCTGGCAGCCTCTTCACCATTGATGGTGCACCCTCTCTTCGGCCGCGCGCAAAAATCCAGAGCGTGCTTAGCAGCCCGCTGTTGGTTGCTAGTATGGCAACTTGCTGTCGTCACAAGGTGGAGAATGGCCTTCTACCATTATTTTCCCACCTGGCAAGCACCGGCACTCCGTTCGACATGCAAGAAGTGTTTTCCAGGTTTATGTTTGACCTGGCTGCCACACCACTCTTTGGCGTGGACCCTGGCCTCCTGTCCTTCTCCTTAGACATGTCGATGCCACCCATGGATGCCGCGGTCGCGATGGACACGGTCATGGAGGTGGGATTTATCCGACACTTAATTCCAGCATCTTGTTGGAAGGCAATGAGGCGCATAAACATCGGCTCCGAGAGGAAGCTTCGCACGGCGCACACGGTGCTAAGAAGATTTGCTGCAGAGATGATCAAGGAGAGGAGTAAGATAACTCTCAATGGGGGAAGATGTGCATTGAGTAATGATGATGAACACGAGGATATTCTATCTTCCTACATAAATGAcccagaatacacagacaatgactTGCTCCATGCTGTGCTCCTCAGCTTCATGCTTGCTGGGCGGGACACGATTGGTACCACTCTACCCTGGGTCTTCTACAACCTCGCCCAGAACCCTGGCATTGTATCAATTATCCGCAGTCAACTCTCACCCATTGCATCGCGCAAAGTACCCGCGAGTATGGGTGCCATGATGATCTTTGAACCAGAGGATACAAAACCTCTGGTCTATCTCAGAGTTGCGTTGTACGAGACTCTTAGGTTGTACCCATCGGCACCTATTGAGCGCAAGACAGTGGCTGTTGCTGATATCATGCCGAGTGGCCATGAGGTGAAGGCTGGGGACACCATCCTTATTTCTCTCCACTCCACGGGGAGAATGGAAGACCTATGGGGTAAAGACTGCCTTGACTATAACCCGAATAGGTGGTTGTCAAAGGATGGCAACACCCTGAGGTATGTACCATCTCACAAGTTCTTGGCCTTCAACTCAGGCTCGAGGATCTGCCCTGGCAAGGAGATTGCGGTTATTCAGATGAAGACCGTCGTTGCGATTGTGTTGTGGACTTTGATGTCGAGGTGGTGGAAGGGCAGATCATCCAGCCCAAGCCGTATTGTATAA